From Gossypium raimondii isolate GPD5lz chromosome 11, ASM2569854v1, whole genome shotgun sequence:
CCCCTCTGAAAGGTTTGGTTGTGTTGTAAGTAATGATATGTATGATTTCTTTctaaaactcactaagttcatatgaacttactctGTTATCTTTTCCTTCTCAAGCTTGCTAACTGAAGCAAGACTATTTGTTAGAAGGACTACGCCTGAATACTGCTACTATTGTGAGCTAATTGTTTTGTTCTGTATCATGCATGACTCTTGCGGGTGGCGTATACATGCATTTTGGAAATGATTTGTATAAAGAACTTCTATTTAGACGTTATTCTAAATTGTTGATGTttacattaaaactttattcaAGCAACAACTATTATACTATTTATAactataatttgaaaaattttataaagcttCCACTAAATGTTTTGAAGTTAGTTTGATTTTAAGTTGTAACACATCATACTCGGATCTAATTATCGGGTTGGATTTGACGTGTTACAAAACTTGTTttggaataaatttaaaaaattctgtATACAAATACTTGTGAAGAATTCATTGAagtaatcaatttttttaaacaaaatcgGCGGTTAAACTAGTCAGGCCATTGGTTCAACCGGttcaattaaaaaagtattaataattaaaaaaactttaaaaaaattaaaaaaacttagttCAACCGATTCAAATGTCGATTCGTACCAATTCAACCGGTCAGTCCGATTCAAACAACACGAGAAGTAATAGAAAAAATCAAGTAGTAGGACAAAGGAAGAatgcaataatttttttacgtttattaatagattaatatcctaaattgatataaaataagactaattttgtcttaaaattttttactttccaatttacaTAGAAATCACATTACCACATTCATTGGAAAATAATTCCTaagaaaaaattagatttaaagaaaagtaaataaaatttgaactaccaaattttgaaatcacttttcaaaaataaaatactccaaaaatgattatttttcatCTTACCAAACAGTATCTTAATGTTGGATGATGTTGTTAGTTAATTTATGTGAGTactttccttttaaaaaattcatgaatAAATTCCAACAGCATGCtgatattttattgatttttaaaaaatagaaataattaaaattttagtagagAACATCTCATGATATTCATTATCTGTATATAAATATACGCGCACAATATGAAACCTATATGGAATACTTCTTTGCTATACAGTCTGCATTCATTTACATCACATGTCTAAACAAACTCACCTACAATTATATTAGTAAATGCCTCAATCACTctcttttaattcaagtttttgTTAAGAGCTAACTCGGAAACAAGCAACCATTGAAAAACGTAACCCCAACTGTTAGCTACAAATGCTTGTAATATgcaacattttcatttttgacaGAAAGGATTCGTCACAAGCTTAAGCATCTTTATCAACTTTCTTACCTGTGAAGAGCTTGGCTAGATTTGGCAtcccctttttcttcttcttaatgCTGAATGGGGTCAATCCACTCACCCGTATCGCCGGTGACAATGATCTACGGAACTTCGATTTTCCTAACGGTGTCGAATTGCCATTGCTTTTCATTGACCTTCTATTGAATGATGATTGCTTGTTTTGTTCAACAAGTTGCCAGTTTCTTAGTTCTTTCTCTATCATTTTCTTAGCTGAAAGTGACCTTTGGGTtcgatattcttcttcttcctcctctaCCCTCATCTCCTTGAGATCACTTTGAGCCATTTTGGTTTTAATCAATATCTCCCTTTCACTAGCTTTGAGAGCTTCAATCCATGCCTGAGCTGCAGCAACTTTTTTATCAGCAATGTCTTCAGCTCCAACCGCACGTCCGGTCAAGTACTCGTACTCAAATTTCGATATAGTAATCGTGGAATTCCGATCGGATGCTGAAGCTCTAGATAGCATTGTAGTCTCTATGAGAGATCTCAACTTTTCTAGAGCTGAAGTCTCTGCTGACTTAACTGCTTCTAGTTCCCCCACAGCTGCCTGCAACTTTTCCTCGGTTGAGTCGATTTTGGACTCGGTTTTCCGGATTTCTTCTGCGATTGCTGCAGCTTCTTCGGCTATAAGAGCCTTCTCTTTCGTTGATGCTTCAGCTTCAAGTCTTAACTGTTCAAGTGAGAGGGAAAGATTGGCCACAATAGAGTTAGCCTTTTCTTCAGCTGCTGTCGCTGCTTCCAACTTTGATTTGGCTCTTAACAGCTTTGAATTGAGACTTTTAACTCTCAAATCTGTCTTTTCCTCTGTTTTCTTCaacttttttgtttcttctatAACATGTTTCAGCTCATTTCGGATAACATCCATGGATGACATATACCGAAAACCCTCTTCTCGAATCGAAGCCAATTCGTTCTTAGCTGCCTGCAACACTTTGTTGGTTGACTCTAATGAAGGTGGTTGATCCTTGACTTGCTTGAGTTCATCTTGTAAGACATTAATGTCAGACAAAGTGACAGTCAATCTTTGTTCCAACTCTCCAGTCTGATCAATCTCGTTGATCATGTCCTCCATTTTCTTCTTCGTTCCTGCCATCCTACATGACAGTTCACCaacttctttctctttttgagCTTCGATATCTGCAGCTTCTTTTGATGCCTCCATCTTAGCCAATTCGACTAGAACATGTTCCTCATTAGCCACCTCAATTTCCTTCCTGAGCTCTTCTATATGCTTACCATTAGACAACAGTTTCTTGCTTGAATCTTCAAACTCCTTCACTGCTCTTTCTTTATCTGCCATTACAGATGCCATTGCAAGCTTAAGTTCACTGAGTTCATGTTTCACCATTTCCAGTTCTTCCATAACTTCCACGCACTGATAACTTTCGACACAACGAAAAACCGATGCCTTGACGTCgagttttcctttctttttcaaagATTCAACATCTTTAATCCTTTCCTTAGCTTTGAAATTTGATTCCTCTATCATTGAAGCCAAATCCTTCACTGTTTTCTTTGCACTAGAGAGTTCAGACTCGGCTTTAAACGTTTCTGATTCTGCAATTCTTCTACTCTCTTTATATCGACTCATATCCCTTCTTGCAATATGAAGCTCCCTTGCTTTTGACAATGGCttcttaaaagttaaaatcacACAATGACAAATTTATCagtcaaaattgaaaattaattaaactccATTGCATAAAAACTACAGGTTTTTCATGAATCACCAATGTCTAAAAAGCCGAATCCGATGTAAAACCGGTGACACCTGTGATTACCAATAGATCCGATTGATTgtattaaacaaaattatgtattatctaagtatttttaaagttaaataattatcaaatataataaatatttaataaagagTTAAATGTATAAATCTTATcccatataataatatttcataaaaataaatatttaatcatcaatCAGTTCAACTTATCTGTATAATCCGATACTTTAACACCATGAGTACCAAAATTATACCTCCGGAAAAGCCTGTTGACTCTGGGGTTTCTTCACTGAAGAATTACCATCAAGAATCATTTCTTCATACATATTAACAGCAACTTTACTTGATCCAATTCTTCTCTTCTCCATTATCAACCTGTTCCATTGACACACAAGAAAAAcgtattacatatatataattaaatactGAAGCAAAAGGCCTGGAATTccaatataaattattctatataatcaaatttacatattattaaCATCCCCTGAACTGCAACGGGGTTAAAAAATGGCAAACTGAAAGGAACAGAAAGTTAAAACAAAGTAAGAGATTGACAACTTACCAAGAAATTGTGGGTTGAGTTAGAACATAATAAATGGCGACCGGAAATAAAACCTGTAAATAAATTGTGATttgtagaagaagaagaagcaagtGTTTGTGGAATGAGTTAGACTGGCTAATGCCAAGTAAATGGAATAAAAGATAAAACGGCTGACAATCAGACGCAGAGAGGACAATAGTTTGAATCCTGTTGATTGGATAGTATTCTTGTATGCAACGCTAgccatatatatacacacgcAAGGGATAAATTAACATTCAGTCCCTGAACTTGGAAATTTTTTCCactttaatccctaaactctttttgtttgacatttttttttaatttgatctttgAACTTAAATTACTGACGTGACAGTTTGATATTACGTTGTATCATcacatgattttaaaatttaaaaattatgaagaattataatttcttcataattttcttcataattttaataacttttgtattatttttaatttataaaattttcatgtgaATTCTTGACATAATCTCATATTATCATGTAGTTTTATCTCAAAAGGATTCAacttatcaatttttattttttaaatatatataatgcctaagattattttataaccccttttaaactttaaataagaagataaataCGTTTCAACGTGCTCTAATAAGAATACTTGTGCCAAccgagttaaaactcaatcaactACAAATTAAGTACATTAAAATGTCAAACTATttctttgataaaaaatttcaattgttaaatatatattaacacaataatatcataaattgatttttttgacaTAAAATTTTCGAccattaaacatatattaacaaaaataatatcataaattgttatgttataATTATCGAATTGGTATGAAACTttaactaaataacatttacaattataaaataaatttaacaattaaattattaaaatattaattctagAAATATTAGCAATGCATTGAAAATACTTTGctctttttaatgaaaatttgaatcTGAATCGGAAATTAAACAAAACCCATGATTAGTAAAATCGTATCatatattagttttatatatttatatgaatgcATATACTATGTTTTCTATTGAGTTTTTCTATTATAAATGTAGTAcatttataaatatcatataaagatgaaaataaccataatacataatcaaattattataaaacatagtGAAAGaagtcaaataaatatattttgagacTGAAAATTCTCATAATTATACATGACCAAACTCAAATTTAggttctaaaaattaaactgtCCAAAATGCACAGCTGAATTTGTTTTTGGGAGCCACCTAGAAACCAGACATTAAAAAAGGGTtttgtgaaaaatattattttggggCAACTTTACAAATCAGATATTAGAGAAGGGTtttgtgaaaaatattaaaCGGCGATATTTATGTGTATGGAAGGAACGAAACGACAAAGCTGCCAGCGTCAAAGCAATCAAAGGTAGCTGAGAATCCACGAATTTAAAAGCTAAATCACATGGAATCCTcgttaattcaattttatttgatgTCCTGTAGGCAGTGGCCTAAATGCTTCTACTTATCTTTTTCCCGTACCCAAGTATAAGATAAAATGGATATTctgaatattataattaatatttacaaaaaaatatggaGGAGATGCATGTATTAATTTTCTCGCATATTTATTATAAGATTTATAAATATCTTACTTGAACagtttattgataaattttattcaaattatgtgcaaagttttaatttcattaaaatatttttattgaataaatttatttgataataactaaaatttacaCTAAAATGCTTTAttttacagttttttttttataaaatattgaggGCGGGAATGGGTTCAACGTAtgtcaaaacataaataaaacatgagAAACAGCAAGACATCATTAACCCACTGAATAAAGTAGTAACGAAGCACCCAACCAAATCCAATAAACACTGGCCACCCAAACAGGAAGAAGATGGCTGCGCGCAGAGCCACCGAAAGCCACAGCTTTAGTCGGGAGGTTCTACCCACCAGCGGTCCGTTGTCACTGCTGCCGCTGCAACACATGGGACTTCCTCCACCCAGTAAGTGCTCTCATCCATTCTGAAGCTCACTTGTGCAATTTCATGTGCTAGTCTGCtatagaggtgttcatgggccgggccgggccgggttcggtccgggcccagaaaaaatttcggctcggcccaaaatatgggcctagaattttgcccaggcccggaccgggaaaaaattcataagcctgggcccggcccggcccgtttttaaataaataccaaaaatttattttaaaaattaaaataaaaattaaaaaaagtattttaaaaaaatttaaaaaaaattttaaaattaaaaaaatttaaaaaagtattttaaaagtattttaaagttaaaaaataaaaaataaaaatatttattattcggGCGGGTAGGGCAGCCCGCCAAAAAGTTGTGCCCGAGgctcggcccattttttaatcgggcctcgtttttttacccaagcccatatttcgggcctatatttttacccaaaccctcccatattttggaccgggccgcccgacccatgaacacctctagtctGCTACAATCCCTACTTGCATATCGAAAAATGGCTCTTAGAAAAGATTTTGCTAGAGATCGAACATCACTGATATATGCACTCATTTGAGATTTGTCGTCTTTCCCTTGAATAATCCTCGAAATAACTACTCGGAAGTCTCCCTCCGCTTCCACCATTATGAACCCCATGTTGAGAGCAAACTGCAGCGGCTATACACAAGCCAGCGCCTCGGCCATGAAAGCATCAGGTATGTGTGGGTTAATAACCATTCCACTGCCCACAACCTGACCATCCATATCCCTGATCACAAAGCCTGACCGTGATTGTCTCCGGTGTTCTTTGAAAGCAGCACCGACATTTACTTTAACATAAGGGTCAGTTGGGGAGACCACTTTTCAGTAAACGGGCTAAATTTAGCAGGTAGTCGCTTTCCCAGTTCATCAAATTCTTTAAGGAATGAATG
This genomic window contains:
- the LOC105803609 gene encoding protein PLASTID MOVEMENT IMPAIRED 2 isoform X1 — protein: MEKRRIGSSKVAVNMYEEMILDGNSSVKKPQSQQAFPEKPLSKARELHIARRDMSRYKESRRIAESETFKAESELSSAKKTVKDLASMIEESNFKAKERIKDVESLKKKGKLDVKASVFRCVESYQCVEVMEELEMVKHELSELKLAMASVMADKERAVKEFEDSSKKLLSNGKHIEELRKEIEVANEEHVLVELAKMEASKEAADIEAQKEKEVGELSCRMAGTKKKMEDMINEIDQTGELEQRLTVTLSDINVLQDELKQVKDQPPSLESTNKVLQAAKNELASIREEGFRYMSSMDVIRNELKHVIEETKKLKKTEEKTDLRVKSLNSKLLRAKSKLEAATAAEEKANSIVANLSLSLEQLRLEAEASTKEKALIAEEAAAIAEEIRKTESKIDSTEEKLQAAVGELEAVKSAETSALEKLRSLIETTMLSRASASDRNSTITISKFEYEYLTGRAVGAEDIADKKVAAAQAWIEALKASEREILIKTKMAQSDLKEMRVEEEEEEYRTQRSLSAKKMIEKELRNWQLVEQNKQSSFNRRSMKSNGNSTPLGKSKFRRSLSPAIRVSGLTPFSIKKKKKGMPNLAKLFTGKKVDKDA
- the LOC105803609 gene encoding protein PLASTID MOVEMENT IMPAIRED 2 isoform X2 is translated as MEKRRIGSSKVAVNMYEEMILDGNSSVKKPQSQQAFPEPLSKARELHIARRDMSRYKESRRIAESETFKAESELSSAKKTVKDLASMIEESNFKAKERIKDVESLKKKGKLDVKASVFRCVESYQCVEVMEELEMVKHELSELKLAMASVMADKERAVKEFEDSSKKLLSNGKHIEELRKEIEVANEEHVLVELAKMEASKEAADIEAQKEKEVGELSCRMAGTKKKMEDMINEIDQTGELEQRLTVTLSDINVLQDELKQVKDQPPSLESTNKVLQAAKNELASIREEGFRYMSSMDVIRNELKHVIEETKKLKKTEEKTDLRVKSLNSKLLRAKSKLEAATAAEEKANSIVANLSLSLEQLRLEAEASTKEKALIAEEAAAIAEEIRKTESKIDSTEEKLQAAVGELEAVKSAETSALEKLRSLIETTMLSRASASDRNSTITISKFEYEYLTGRAVGAEDIADKKVAAAQAWIEALKASEREILIKTKMAQSDLKEMRVEEEEEEYRTQRSLSAKKMIEKELRNWQLVEQNKQSSFNRRSMKSNGNSTPLGKSKFRRSLSPAIRVSGLTPFSIKKKKKGMPNLAKLFTGKKVDKDA